The window ATACACCTTCTCCAGTTCCGCCGGCGGAAGCTTGATGAACTCCACCTGGTTCTCCTTGGCCAGCTTGATGCCCGTCTCTTCGTTGGCAAAAACCAGCTCCTCAACCTTCAGACCGAACCACTCCACGTTGTCCTCGAATACCTTTTGGATATCCTTGGGCAGCTTGTTCCAGGACTTGAGGCAAAACCCCCAGTGACCGGCCGGCGCGGAGGCAATGTTCAACTCAAGCGCATACTTCACCACCTCGGCAAACCGAAAGGACTTCAAGGTCTCGTAGGGCGCAAAAACTCCGTCAATCGTCGTCTTCTGCAGCGCCGTGTAGCTTTCGCTCATGGGCATCACGATGCCTTCGCCCCCCAGGGCACTGGCCACCTTGGCAAGATCCCCGGAGGCCTTGATGGTCATCCCCTTGAAATCAGACGCTTTTCGAATCGGCCGCTTGGCAAGCTGCAGCTGATACGGCGGAATCGACGCATAGGCCATCACCTTGATGCCCGCGTCCGTAAACTCCTGCTCCAGCTGCGGAAACTTGGCGTTTACCTCGTGATAGACCCTTCGGGCCATTCGCCGGTCGTTGACGCCGTAAAAGACCATGCGCATCGATTTCTCGAAATCAAACCCCTTGGGAGCGTACGCCCCTGAAAAGTCGCCAATGTCCGCCACCCCCTTGGCCAGCTCCAGCGCCGATTCCCGCGGCTTGTAGAGCGCACCCGCCCAGAACGGCTTGATCTTTACCCGGCCGTTGGTCTCCTGCTCGATCCTTTTGATCCAAAGATTCGCCGCCACCGACATCGGGTGCTGCGGCGGCCACAGGCCGCTGTAGGTCAGCTCGATGGTATCCGACGCCTGCGAAGGTCCCGCTGCCAGACCCCATGCCACGATCAACGTCATCGTAACGATCAGCCCCATCCGTTTAAAACCTCTTCTCATGATAACCCTCCTTTTTCTAAATGTTGCGGTTTTCTTTATCCGCCGATATAGACCGTCAGGCCCTCGGCTGCGAATACTCCTTTGACTTCTTGCATATGGCTGTCTTCCGGGGGCACGATGCGGATGCGTTGTCCCGGTTTTTCCAGTCTTTCATATTTGGCTTCTCCCAATCGGTGATAAGGCAGCAGGTGAACATTTACCGCTGTTCCCAATTCACGGGCGATAAATTGGGCCGCCGTTTTCAGCATGTCCGGCGAATCGTTGTATCCCGGAATAACCGGTATCCGCGCCAGCATGGGCAGCTCGAGTTGCCTGCGGATTTTTTTGGCGTTATCCAGGATCAGTTCATTGGAGACGTTGGTAAATGCTCTATGCTTCACCGGATCCATGTGTTTGATGTCATAAAGAACCAGATCAACATACCGCAGGATGTTTTTAAGGGTTTGCCACTTGGCAAAACCGCAGGTCTCAACGGCGGTATGGATGCCGGCGTTTTGGCAGCGTTTGAGAATGTCCGTGGCAAAAGCGGGCTGTGCCACGGGATCCCCGCCGCTCAGGGTGACCCCGCCGCCTGAATTTTGATAGAAAACGGCATCGGCATTCACATCTTCGAAGACTTCAAGCCCGCTCATGGTGCGGCCCATAAGACTTCGGGCCTCGTTAGGGCAGATCGCAGCGCATTCCCCCGTTCCCTTGCAACGGCTGCGATCGGTGACAGATTTTTCAGCGACAATTTGAATGGCGTTTTCAGGACAGACCTCGGTGCACATTCCGCAACCGGTACATTTTTCGGCATTGAAGAAAATCACGGGCTTCAAATCCTGCGATTCCGGATTCTGACACCAGAGACAGCCCAAAGGACAGCCTTTTAGAAACACGGTCGTTCGAATGCCCGGCCCGTCGTGGATGGCATAATGCTGAATATTGAAGACAACGCCGTTGACAGTCTCATTCCGCATCAGGCGATCCCTTCGTGCTCTGTCCGGCCGATAATTTCATTCTGCATGGGTTTGCCGAGTTGAGTGAAATATGCCGAGTATCCGGCGATACGAACAATGAGGTCTTGATGCCTTTCTGGATTTTCCTGAGCGTCCGTCAGCACTTTGCGGTTGACCACATTGAACTGGATGTGCTTGCCGTTTCTGCTGAAGTAGGTTCGAATCAGGAATGACAGCTTGCGCAGATCCTGGTCGGTTTTCAAGGAAGATGGATGAAACTTCATGTTCAGCAGGGAGGCCTGGTAGGGGATCTGGTCTATCTTGGCCGCACTGTTGAGAACGGCGGTGGGGCCGTTCAGGTCCATACCGCGCATGGCGGATACGGTGCCGTCG is drawn from Deltaproteobacteria bacterium and contains these coding sequences:
- a CDS encoding glycyl-radical enzyme activating protein, yielding MRNETVNGVVFNIQHYAIHDGPGIRTTVFLKGCPLGCLWCQNPESQDLKPVIFFNAEKCTGCGMCTEVCPENAIQIVAEKSVTDRSRCKGTGECAAICPNEARSLMGRTMSGLEVFEDVNADAVFYQNSGGGVTLSGGDPVAQPAFATDILKRCQNAGIHTAVETCGFAKWQTLKNILRYVDLVLYDIKHMDPVKHRAFTNVSNELILDNAKKIRRQLELPMLARIPVIPGYNDSPDMLKTAAQFIARELGTAVNVHLLPYHRLGEAKYERLEKPGQRIRIVPPEDSHMQEVKGVFAAEGLTVYIGG
- the dctP gene encoding TRAP transporter substrate-binding protein DctP; translation: MRRGFKRMGLIVTMTLIVAWGLAAGPSQASDTIELTYSGLWPPQHPMSVAANLWIKRIEQETNGRVKIKPFWAGALYKPRESALELAKGVADIGDFSGAYAPKGFDFEKSMRMVFYGVNDRRMARRVYHEVNAKFPQLEQEFTDAGIKVMAYASIPPYQLQLAKRPIRKASDFKGMTIKASGDLAKVASALGGEGIVMPMSESYTALQKTTIDGVFAPYETLKSFRFAEVVKYALELNIASAPAGHWGFCLKSWNKLPKDIQKVFEDNVEWFGLKVEELVFANEETGIKLAKENQVEFIKLPPAELEKVYAVVDSTILEQMQKLDDKGLPGTAVYREIRQRIKEYSGK